Proteins encoded together in one Mus pahari chromosome 9, PAHARI_EIJ_v1.1, whole genome shotgun sequence window:
- the Dnmt3l gene encoding DNA (cytosine-5)-methyltransferase 3-like, whose amino-acid sequence MGSRETPSSCSKTFETVNLETSDSSNPDADSPLEEQWLKSSPDLKEEDSVDVVLEDCEEPLSPSSPPEGREIIRYEVKVNQRNIEDICLGCGTLQVYTQHPLFEGGICALCKDKFLESLFLYDDDGHQSYCTICCSGGTLFICESPDCTRCYCFECVDILVAPGTSERINAMACWVCFLCLPFSRSGLLQRRKRWRHQLKAFHDQEVAGPIEIYKTVSAWKRQPVRVLSLFGNIDKVLKSLGFLESGSGSEGGMLKYVEDVTNVVRRDVEKWGPFDLVYGSTQPLGSSCDRCPGWYMFQFHRILQYALPRQESQRPFFWIFMDNLLLTEDDQETTVRFLQTETVTLQYVRGRVLQNAVRVWSNIPGLKSKHAVLTPQEEETLQAQIRTRNKPDTQKVDPLVKSCLLPLREYFKYFSQNSLPL is encoded by the exons ATGGGTTCCCGGGAGACACCTTCTTCTTGCTCTAAGACCTTTGAAACCGTGAACCTGGAGACTTCCGACAGCTCTAATCCCGACGCTgacagtcctctggaagagcaatggcTGAAATCCT ccccagaccTGAAGGAGGAGGACAGTGTGGATGTGGTACTGGAAGACTGCGAGGAGCCTCTGTCCCCCTCCTCACCCCCCGAAGGCAGAG AGATCATCAGGTACGAAGTCAAAGTGAACCAACGGAACATTGAAG ACATCTGCCTCGGCTGCGGAACTCTCCAGGTGTACACCCAGCACCCCTTGTTTGAGGGGGGGATATGTGCCCTGTGTAAG GATAAGTTCCTGGAGTCCCTCTTCCTGTATGATGATGATGGACACCAGAGTTACTGCACCATCTGCTGTTCCGGGGGTACCCTGTTCATCTGTGAGAGCCCTGACTGTACCAG ATGCTACTGTTTCGAGTGTGTGGACATTCTGGTGGCCCCCGGAACCTCAGAGCGGATCAATGCCATGGCCTGCTGGGTTTGCTTCCTGTGCCTGCCCTTCTCACGGAGCGGACTGCTGCAGAGGCGCAAGAGGTGGCGGCACCAGCTGAAGGCCTTCCATGATCAAGAGGTA GCAGGCCCTATAGAGATATACAAGACAGTGTCCGCGTGGAAGAGACAGCCAGTGCGGGTACTGAGCCTTTTTGGGAATATTGATAAAG tacTAAAGAGTTTGGGCTTTTTGGAAAGCGGTTCTGGTTCTGAGGGAGGAATGCTGAAGTACGTGGAAGATGTCACAAATGTCGTGAGGAGAGAC GTGGAGAAATGGGGCCCCTTTGACCTGGTGTATGGCTCGACGCAGCCCCTAGGCAGCTCTTGTGATCGCTGTCCTG GCTGGTACATGTTCCAATTCCACCGGATCCTGCAGTATGCGCTGCCTCGCCAGGAGAGTCAGCGGCCCTTCTTCTGGATATTTATGGACAATCTGTTGCTGACTGAGGATGACCAGGAGACAACTGTCCGCTTCCTTCAG ACAGAGACTGTGACCCTCCAGTATGTCCGTGGCAGAGTCCTCCAGAATGCTGTGCGGGTGTGGAGCAACATTCCTGGGCTGAAGAG CAAGCACGCGGTCctgaccccacaggaagaagagaCTCTGCAAGCCCAAATCAGAACCAGAAACAAGCCGGACACCCAGAAAGTTGACCCCCTGGTGAAGAGCTGCCTTCTGCCCCTGAGAGAGTACTTCAAGTATTTTTCTCAGAACTCACTTCCTCTTTAG